The following coding sequences lie in one Leptospira inadai serovar Lyme str. 10 genomic window:
- a CDS encoding AlkA N-terminal domain-containing protein — MSTRDTRFDGIFFVAVKSTMIYCRPVCRVKLPLRKNCAFYPSAAAAEVAGYRPCLRCRPELAPGYSPMEAVSRLASQALQMIDEGALNKGSIEDLADDFGVTSRHLRRVIKLKFGVSPIELAQTQRLLLAKRLLTDTDLRITEIAFTSGFSSLRRFNTLFKSRYRMVPGQFRKTYHPTTKNSDTIDCDLSFRPPFDWNSNIGFLSQRILAGVEEIQDGKYLRTVSIDGATGILSVSPVKGKNILRARISSSLLPALIPILASLRRLFDLNAEPISIAQHLGKLSAKNPGLRVPGSFDPFEVCIRAILGQQISVKAATTIAARFVRMFGLPIETGFAGLTYLTPNAERVAESNVKKIATLGLPTKRAETILAFSKAVAEKKLNLKPDTNFEKQIGELTSLPGIGDWTAQYVAMRVFGWPDSFPHTDLGIYKALGENNPSKVLKIAESWRPWRSYATMHLWKSLEEKV; from the coding sequence ATGTCGACTCGTGACACAAGATTCGACGGAATCTTCTTCGTAGCGGTCAAAAGCACAATGATATATTGTCGCCCCGTTTGTCGGGTAAAATTACCGCTCCGAAAGAACTGCGCTTTTTATCCGAGCGCCGCGGCGGCAGAAGTCGCAGGATATCGTCCTTGCTTACGCTGCCGTCCCGAACTTGCGCCGGGATATTCTCCGATGGAGGCGGTCAGCAGACTAGCTTCCCAGGCACTGCAAATGATCGACGAAGGAGCATTGAACAAAGGTTCGATCGAAGATCTCGCGGACGATTTCGGCGTTACGTCCCGCCATTTAAGACGGGTCATAAAACTTAAATTCGGAGTATCTCCGATCGAACTAGCGCAAACGCAACGATTGCTTCTTGCAAAGCGTCTATTAACGGATACGGATCTTCGCATAACCGAAATCGCATTTACCAGCGGATTCTCTAGTCTAAGGAGATTCAACACTCTTTTTAAAAGTCGGTACCGAATGGTTCCGGGTCAATTCCGGAAAACATATCATCCTACGACAAAAAATTCGGATACGATCGATTGTGATCTCAGCTTTCGCCCGCCTTTCGATTGGAATTCTAATATCGGTTTTTTAAGCCAAAGAATTCTAGCCGGTGTCGAAGAGATTCAGGATGGCAAGTACCTAAGAACGGTATCCATTGACGGTGCGACCGGTATTCTTTCGGTTTCACCCGTTAAAGGAAAAAATATTTTACGAGCGCGGATCAGCTCCTCTCTTCTCCCCGCTTTGATCCCGATACTAGCAAGTCTCCGAAGATTATTCGATCTCAACGCGGAACCGATTTCGATCGCACAACATTTAGGTAAATTATCCGCAAAGAATCCAGGACTTCGCGTGCCTGGCTCTTTCGATCCTTTCGAAGTATGCATTAGAGCCATTCTCGGCCAGCAAATCAGCGTCAAGGCGGCTACCACTATCGCCGCTCGTTTCGTGAGAATGTTCGGTCTTCCAATCGAAACCGGCTTCGCGGGACTGACATATTTGACTCCGAACGCGGAACGCGTCGCGGAATCCAACGTTAAGAAAATCGCAACCTTGGGCTTACCGACAAAACGTGCGGAAACGATTCTTGCCTTTTCAAAAGCCGTCGCCGAAAAAAAACTGAATCTTAAACCGGATACTAATTTTGAAAAGCAAATCGGGGAATTGACGAGTTTACCCGGAATCGGCGATTGGACCGCCCAGTACGTCGCGATGCGCGTCTTCGGCTGGCCCGATTCGTTCCCGCATACAGATTTAGGAATTTATAAAGCGCTTGGGGAAAATAATCCGAGTAAAGTATTAAAGATAGCGGAGAGCTGGCGACCTTGGCGATCGTACGCAACAATGCATTTATGGAAATCTTTGGAAGAGAAAGTATGA